The sequence TCGACCTGGCCCCCGGCGAGGAGCTGCGGCCGCGCGGCTATGCGATCGAGCTCCGCATCAATGCGGAATCCATGGCACCCGACGGCGGCGCTCACCCCTCGAGCGGTACCATCACGGTATTCGAGCCACCCTCGGGCACGGGTCTCCGCGTCGACACCTGCGCCTACGCCGGCTACGCGACCAATCCGCGATTCGATTCGATGATCGCCAAACTAATCGCGCATTCGCCATCGACGGACTTCGGCGCTGCCCTGCGCAAGGCGGCGCGGGCACTGAGCCAGTTTCGAATCGAGGGCGTGCCCAACAACCTCGCGTTTCTGCAAGCCATACTCGGACATCCGGCCTTCACCGCCAACCACCTCCATACCGGTTTCGTCGAAGAACACGTTGCCGACCTGATCGCAGCGGCCAAGTCGCCTCCGCGCCGAAGGTTCTTCGAGGCACAGAGTTCCCGCCCACTGGTCGGAGCGCGGATCGACACGCGCGATCCCCTGGCGGTCCTCGAGCACGGAAAAACCGGTACCAACGACTCGGCGCCGGCAGCAGCCAACCCGGCGTTGTTTGACCCAGCCGGCCCGGAGGCGGTGGGGCCCGATGGTACGACGGCCATCAGGGCGCCGATGCAGGGAACTATCGTCTCGGTCGAGGTGAACGAGGGTGAGGCGGTGACGAGTGGTCAGCAGCTCATCGTGATCGAAGCCATGAAAATGGAACACGTGATCGCGGCACCGTTGAGCGGAGTGGTGCGGACAGTCGCGGTAACCAGGGGCGACACGGTCCCGGAAGGCTGCGCGCTACTCTTCATCGAAGCAGCAGAGGTTGACGCCGCCAGCTCCGCAAAGTCCACGAGCGTTGACCTGGAGTACGTGCGTCCCGACCTGGCTGAAGTCATGGAGCGACACGAGCTGACCCTGGATGCGGCCCGGCCCGAATCGGTCGCGCGGCGGCGCAAGACCGGACAGCGCACCGCCCGCGAGAACGTCGAGGATCTTTGCGATCCCGGATCTTTCGTCGAATACGGGGCGCTCGCTATCGCCGCCCAGCGCCGCCGGCGAACCGTGGAAGACCTTGTCAAGAACACCCCCGCCGATGGGTTCATCACCGGTCATGCGACCATCAATGCCGACAAGTTCGGCTCCGAGCGCGGTCACTGCGTGGTGATGGCCTACGACTTCACGGTGCTGGCCGGCACCCAGGGCCATCTCAACCATCGCAAGACCGATCGCATGATCGAATTTGCACGCGAGTTCCGCCTGCCGGTGGTGCTCTTCGCCGAGGGCGGCGGGGGACGGCCCGGGGACACGGACGGTCACTTTCACACCCGCACGTTCTACGATTTTCCGAAACTGAGCGCGCTGGTGCCGTTGGTCGGAATCGTTTCCGGACGATGCTACGCCGGCAACGCTTCGTTGCTCGGATGCTGCGACGTGGTCATCGCGAGCCGCGACTCCAATATCGGCATGGGCGGACCGGCCATGATCGAGAGCGGTGGCCTGGGAATTTTTCGCCCCGAGCAGATCGGTCCCGTCGATGTGCAGGTCCCCAGCGGCGTCATTGATGTCCTGGTTGCGGACGAGGCCGAGGCGGTTAAAGTAGCGCGCAAGTACCTCGCTTACTTCCAGGGATCGTTCGACGAATTCGCATGCGCCGATCAGCGGTTGCTGCGGAGCGCCATTCCCGAAAACCGGCTGCGCGGCTACGACCTTCGTACCGTGATCAAGACCCTGGCGGACCAGGATTCGGTGCTCGAACTGCGACCCCATTTCGGCCGCACCACCATCACCGCGTTGGTCAGAATCGAAGGTCGCGCGCTGGGCGTGGTGGCCAACAATCCGATGCACCTGGCAGGCGCAATCGACAGCGACGGTGCCGACAAGGCATCTCGCTTCATCACGCTTTGCGACGCATTCGATATTCCTCTGATCTACCTGTGCGACACCCCCGGGATCATGGTGGGGCCCGAGGTGGAGAAGACCGCCCTGGTGCGACATTCGTCGCGAATGTTCCTGGCCGGTGCCAATGTCAGCGTGCCGTTCCTCACGATTGTCCTACGCAAGGCGTATGGACTGGGCGCGAATGCAATGCAGGGTGGCGCGCCCGATACCCCCCGGGCGATGATCGCGTGGCCGACCGGCGAGTTCGGACCGATGGCGCTGGAAGGTGCGGCTAAGCTCGGCTACCGCAAAGAGTTGGCGGCGATCGCGGATCCGGTCGAACGCAAGAAAACCTTCGACGAGATGGTCGCGAAGATGTATCGCGGGGGAAAAGCGCTCAACAACGCGATGCACTTTTTCCTCGACGATGTAATCGATCCCGCCGACACCCGGCGCTGGATAACCGCGACCCTGCGCTCGACCCCGCCCCCCAAGCCGCGCGCTACGAAAAAGTATCCGTTCATCGACAGCTGGTGATCGTGCGAGACCAGGCGAATTTCTTTGTTAAGAGGGTCCTGGCGCGGGTGTGCGCCCGAAGCGCACACCCTGCAGGTCGCGTCACTTGCGGAAAGTGAGGAACCTACCTCATGAGCAATCTCGAACCACCAATCGTGGCAATTATCGGAGTCGGCGAAATGGGTGCCGCGGTGGCGCAGCGACTACGTTTGAGCGGCGCACATGTGCGGGTGTGCGTAAAAGGTCGCAGCCCGGAGAGCGAACGGCGCGCGCGTCGGGCGGGAGTCGAGATCGTCAACGATGATGCCGTGCTGGTCAGCGGTGCGGACTTCGTGCTGTCAATCGTTCCGCCCGGGGTCGCTGTTCAGGTCGCCGAGCAATATCGGACGTCGTTTGCCAGCGCCGCGAGGGAAGCCATTTTCGCCGATTGCAACGCGATTGCTCCATCAACCACACGCCGCATCGGCGAGGTACTCGCCGGATGCGCTTGCCGGTATGTCGACGCGGGGATAATCGGGGGCCCGCCTCCTCAGGACCTAAGTAAGCCTGGTCCACGCTTCTACGCCTCGGGCACCGACGCACCTCGCTTGGGGGAGTTGAACGAGTTTGGACTCGATGTGGCGGTTCTGGACGGCCCGATCGGCGCGGCTTCCGGGCTTAAAATGAGCTACGCCGGACTGACCAAGGGAATCACCGCGCTGGGAACGGCGATGGTCGCGGCGGCCATGCGCGATGGCCTGGGCGAAGCGCTGCGCAGCGAGCTCGCCCGCACCCAGCCGCAGATCTTGCGTCGCATAGGGCAGTCGGTTCCGGCAATGTTTCCCAAGGCCCATCGCTGGGTTGCGGAGATGGAAGAAATCGCCGCGTTTCTCGGCGATGACGATCGTGGCGCGATGATCTATCGGGGCGCCGCTCGCCTGTACCAGCGCATGGCCGAAGAGGGCGGGCATCCCGACGCGGCGGAAGGACTGCGAGCATTGGTCGACTTCTGCTCCGCGGCGCTAGCTTCGCCACCAGCTAAGTAAAGTCCGCGGCCGGTTGGTCGACGCTCGTCGATCCTCCAAGGGCCGCACGCCTTCTCAACACTGCCTTAGGGGGAAGCGCACGCGCGGACCGGTGCAACGCCGGTGACGCTGGCCAGTCGATTTCAAAAGGCTATTGCGCGCTTGACAGATCGGTCCTCTGGGCGTATTTAACCAATAGGTTATTTAACGAGTGGGTTCAGCACGCGGAGAACTCTTACCATGGAAGACCAGCACTGTTGCGCAGCCAGGCCGCGCCACTCGGCATTGAGGGGGCACCTTGGCGGGTTAGTCGGGTGGGTCGGCTCCGCAGCCGGCTTGGCCCTGATGCCCAAGTGTCCTGTCTGCATCGCCGCTTACCTCGCGCTCGGAACGGGCGTAGGAATTTCCATATCGGCCGCAGCACACCTGAGAACGGCGTTAATATTTGTGGGCATCACCTTGCTGATTGGTTTCACCATGGGACTGCTGCGGGGTTCTCTTCTTTTGAGGCACTTACGCTTTCGTGCCTGAGGACGAGGGGACCATGCGAACTCACCTGGGTATTCGTTTTGAAATATGGACCGGACAGCAGAGCTGGTTCTGGCGGTTCTCCGATCCCAGTCGTGCGGGAGGCTCGATCGGCGCTGCCGCTACCGAGACCGATGCTGTCCGGGAGGCGTGCCTGGCTATCGAGGAGATGCATGCCGAGCAGGCCGTGCGCCTGGGTTGCGCGGCTAAAGTGCCCTCGATGAAAGCACTCAAGGAGTTCGAATCCACGGTGATCGGTTGGCATTTGTCGCTCACCAGGCTCGAGCACTACTTGGCGCACATTAACTGCCCCAGCGCATAGATCGGCAACGAGGACCAAGTCGAAAGCACGTAACCTCAAGGAGATTTTTATGGCCGCAGGACTCAGTGCCGGCGCGGAGCCGGCGGATCGAGTACTCGTTATCACGCGCGTCTTGGATGCGCCGCGGAGCCTGGTTTTCAAGGCCTGGACCGATCGCGATCATCTGGCGCACTGGTTCGGTCCCCGGAGTTTCGAACTGACCTTCTGCAAAATGGATTTGCGTCCCGGCGGTTCGTATCGCTTCGGCATGCATTCGGCGGAGGGTACCGACCATTGGCTGCAAGGGACCTATCAGGAAATCGTGGAGCCGGAGAAACTGGTCTGCACGTATGCCTGGGCCGATGCGAACGGTAATGCGACCCGTCCCGAGACCGTGCTCGCGCTGACCTTCGCCGAGCAGGACGGGAAAACCACCATGACCTTGCGGCAGTCGGTATTCGAATCGGTCAGCGCCTGCGACATGCACCGCCAGGGCTGGACCAGCTCTCTCGATCGTCTGGCCGAGTTTGTGACCAAGGCTTGAGTATTCATCCCCAAGCGAGAGTACAGCGATGGAAACCCCACAACAGTACTATCTGGGCCATGGACCGATGACCGCAAAGGGAGCGCGCTTTGCGGAACTAAGCGCGCTGCCGACCGACCTGGGCCAACTGTGTGATGCCATCGAGGGCGTGCTCATCCACAGTGACCTGACGGCGTGGCTCTATGACGTGAAACTGCCCGAGGTGCGTCTGAACGAAAAGCACATCCGCCCGCTCGCGCAGACGCTCACCCAGATCCGCGAACTCGTGCCGAAGCCGCTGACCGTCCGGCGCGAACCCAAAGATCGCGTGACGGGCGTGTGCCGGCATTTCACCCAATTACTCTGCACGGCGCTGCGCAACCAGGGCATCCCAGCGCGGGCGCGGGTCGGGTTCGGGTCCTACTTCAACCCCGGCAAGTTCGAGGACCACTGGGTCGGAGAATACTGGAACGCCGCAGACCAGCGCTGGATTCTGGTAGATGCGCAACTCGACGCCGTGCAGCGCAAGGCCTTCAAGGTCGATTTCGACCCGCGTGACGTGCCCCGCAACCGTTTCATCATCGCGGGTGACGCGTGGCAGCAGTGCCGCTCGGGGCGCGCGGATCCCACCGCCTTCGGGCTCTCCCCCATCAACCTGAAAGGCTTGTGGTTCATCGCGGGCAACATTCTGCGCGACCTTGCAGCGCTCAATCGGATGGAACTGCTCCCGTGGGACGTGTGGGGTATGATGCCCCGCACCGACGCCGACCTCACTCCGGAACAGTTGGCGCTGCTCGACAAGCTCGCGGCCCTGACCATGGCAAGCGATGAAGCGCTGCCCGAACTCCGCCGACTCTACGAATCCGACGAGCGCCTGCGCGTCCCGACTACGGTATTCAACGCACTGCGCAACGCGCCCGAAAACATCGGGGTATAGGCGTCTCTTCCCGAACCGCACAGGAGCTGACGATGGGCACGACCGGTTTTTCGAGGTCGCGGCTTGAGCGGATGCACGAGCTGTTAACCGGACATGTGGAGCGCGAAGAGCTGCCTGGGCTGGTTGCACTCGTCAGTCGTCGCGACCAGGTTCACGTGGAGACGCTCGGCACTCTTTCGTTTGGCCATCAGGCGGTGATGAAGCGCGATACGAACTTTCGCATCGCCTCGCTGAGCAAGGTCATAACCGCCGTGGCTGCGATGACCCTGGTCGAGGAATGCAAGCTGCGGCTCGACGATTCCATCGATCCGTGGCTCCCGGAACTTGCCAATCGTCGAGTGCTCAAGTCCATCTCCTCGCAGCCCCATGACACTGTGCCGGCGCTGCGCGCCATCACGGTTCGTGATTTGCTGACCTATCGCATGGGTTTCGGCAGCGTCATGGCGATGCCGGATACCTATCCGATTCAGAAATTGATCCGCGAATATCGGATTGGCGGCGACGGGCCGATGCCGCATTCCCAAATCCCCACAACCGATGAATGGCTTAAGGGACTCGGCTCGCTGCCATGGATTGCGCAACCGGGCGAGCGCTGGATGTATCATGTGAGCGGCGACGTGCTGGGCGTTTTGATCGCGCGGGTCGCGGGGATGTCGCTCGGCCGGTTCCTGCGCGAACGGATCTTCGATCCGCTCGGGATGAAGGACACAGCCTTCCATGTGCCGGCCGAAAAAATCGGACGCCTGCCGGCGGTCTACTTTTTCAATCGTCAGACCAACCGGCTCGACTTGTCTGACGATCAGGCGAGCATTTCGTGGCGCGTCGAACCGCCGTTCGAGTCCGGCGGTGGTGGGCTCGTCTCGACCATCGACGACTACTTTGCGTTCAGCCGCATGATGCTGAACAAGGGCGGGCACGGCCGCGAGCAAATTCTCTCGCGCGCGGCCGTAGAGTTGATGACATCGGATCATCTGACGCCTGGGCAACGCGCAGATTGCGACATTTTCTTCGGCGGCCATTCGAGCTGGGGCTTGGGCATGGCAGTGGACATTTTGCGCAGTGAAACCTTTCACAATCCGGGCCGCTTCGGCTGGAACGGCGGCTTCGGCACAACGGCCTACGCCGATCCCGCACAGGAAATGATCGGCATCCTCTTCACCCAGCGCATGATGGA comes from Candidatus Binataceae bacterium and encodes:
- a CDS encoding carboxyl transferase domain-containing protein; the protein is AQRCGVPVLPGTAGPTSLDDAKAFFHSASANPVVIKAVAGGGGRGIRVVRRLDELEAAYTRCQSEARAAFGNPDVYLERLMPMARHVEVQILGDHAGQVTHLWERECTIQRRHQKLIEIAPSPGISEALRHKLVEAAIKIAQSVRYATLGTFEFLVGPDGEDFAFIEANPRLQVEHTVTEEVTGVDLVKAQLELAFGRSLQDLDLAPGEELRPRGYAIELRINAESMAPDGGAHPSSGTITVFEPPSGTGLRVDTCAYAGYATNPRFDSMIAKLIAHSPSTDFGAALRKAARALSQFRIEGVPNNLAFLQAILGHPAFTANHLHTGFVEEHVADLIAAAKSPPRRRFFEAQSSRPLVGARIDTRDPLAVLEHGKTGTNDSAPAAANPALFDPAGPEAVGPDGTTAIRAPMQGTIVSVEVNEGEAVTSGQQLIVIEAMKMEHVIAAPLSGVVRTVAVTRGDTVPEGCALLFIEAAEVDAASSAKSTSVDLEYVRPDLAEVMERHELTLDAARPESVARRRKTGQRTARENVEDLCDPGSFVEYGALAIAAQRRRRTVEDLVKNTPADGFITGHATINADKFGSERGHCVVMAYDFTVLAGTQGHLNHRKTDRMIEFAREFRLPVVLFAEGGGGRPGDTDGHFHTRTFYDFPKLSALVPLVGIVSGRCYAGNASLLGCCDVVIASRDSNIGMGGPAMIESGGLGIFRPEQIGPVDVQVPSGVIDVLVADEAEAVKVARKYLAYFQGSFDEFACADQRLLRSAIPENRLRGYDLRTVIKTLADQDSVLELRPHFGRTTITALVRIEGRALGVVANNPMHLAGAIDSDGADKASRFITLCDAFDIPLIYLCDTPGIMVGPEVEKTALVRHSSRMFLAGANVSVPFLTIVLRKAYGLGANAMQGGAPDTPRAMIAWPTGEFGPMALEGAAKLGYRKELAAIADPVERKKTFDEMVAKMYRGGKALNNAMHFFLDDVIDPADTRRWITATLRSTPPPKPRATKKYPFIDSW
- a CDS encoding DUF1932 domain-containing protein, translated to MSNLEPPIVAIIGVGEMGAAVAQRLRLSGAHVRVCVKGRSPESERRARRAGVEIVNDDAVLVSGADFVLSIVPPGVAVQVAEQYRTSFASAAREAIFADCNAIAPSTTRRIGEVLAGCACRYVDAGIIGGPPPQDLSKPGPRFYASGTDAPRLGELNEFGLDVAVLDGPIGAASGLKMSYAGLTKGITALGTAMVAAAMRDGLGEALRSELARTQPQILRRIGQSVPAMFPKAHRWVAEMEEIAAFLGDDDRGAMIYRGAARLYQRMAEEGGHPDAAEGLRALVDFCSAALASPPAK
- a CDS encoding SRPBCC domain-containing protein is translated as MAAGLSAGAEPADRVLVITRVLDAPRSLVFKAWTDRDHLAHWFGPRSFELTFCKMDLRPGGSYRFGMHSAEGTDHWLQGTYQEIVEPEKLVCTYAWADANGNATRPETVLALTFAEQDGKTTMTLRQSVFESVSACDMHRQGWTSSLDRLAEFVTKA
- a CDS encoding transglutaminase-like domain-containing protein — encoded protein: METPQQYYLGHGPMTAKGARFAELSALPTDLGQLCDAIEGVLIHSDLTAWLYDVKLPEVRLNEKHIRPLAQTLTQIRELVPKPLTVRREPKDRVTGVCRHFTQLLCTALRNQGIPARARVGFGSYFNPGKFEDHWVGEYWNAADQRWILVDAQLDAVQRKAFKVDFDPRDVPRNRFIIAGDAWQQCRSGRADPTAFGLSPINLKGLWFIAGNILRDLAALNRMELLPWDVWGMMPRTDADLTPEQLALLDKLAALTMASDEALPELRRLYESDERLRVPTTVFNALRNAPENIGV
- a CDS encoding serine hydrolase domain-containing protein, producing MGTTGFSRSRLERMHELLTGHVEREELPGLVALVSRRDQVHVETLGTLSFGHQAVMKRDTNFRIASLSKVITAVAAMTLVEECKLRLDDSIDPWLPELANRRVLKSISSQPHDTVPALRAITVRDLLTYRMGFGSVMAMPDTYPIQKLIREYRIGGDGPMPHSQIPTTDEWLKGLGSLPWIAQPGERWMYHVSGDVLGVLIARVAGMSLGRFLRERIFDPLGMKDTAFHVPAEKIGRLPAVYFFNRQTNRLDLSDDQASISWRVEPPFESGGGGLVSTIDDYFAFSRMMLNKGGHGREQILSRAAVELMTSDHLTPGQRADCDIFFGGHSSWGLGMAVDILRSETFHNPGRFGWNGGFGTTAYADPAQEMIGILFTQRMMDSPEPPRVFTDFWTLAYGAIE